TAGCTACCCTCAGGATGGAGAGGAAGAGCGAGAGAAGGTACCTGGCGAGCGGGTTGAGGTCCCTCATGTACCACCTCGCTATGTCCTCGACCCACCTCAGGTCGTGCCTCAGGCAGACCCTCATGAGCTCCAGCTGCTCCTCGGTCGGCTCCCTGTCGTACCAGCTCTCTCCCCTGAGCAGACCCATGGGGACGAAGTACATCGGCACTATGAGGCTTCTAAAATCCCTCAGGTCCTCAACGAGCTCTATTGAGGCTATAGTATCCTCCGGCCTCTCCTCCGGTAGCCCTGTTATGAGGGTGGCTGCAGGTATTATCTTGGCCTCGTGCATTATCGAGAAGGCATCTATCACGACCTGCCTCCACTCCCTGACGTCATAGGGCTTGGCCTTGGCCGGCATTATCCTCTCGGCCAGCCTGGGGCTGCCCGTCTCTATCCCCACCTCAACCCCCTTGTAATCGTCCCCCAGCATGCCGCTTATCCTGCTTATCAGCCCGAAGCTCTCCTCAGCGTACTTCACCGCGGAGAGGCTGAAGTGACTCCAGGCGACTGAGGATGAGTTCTTGCTCCTCACCAGCTCATGAAGCCTTATGAGAGCCTTCTCGTTCGGATAGATGTCATTTGAACCGTAGAGCAGCACGTCATCGGAGTGGAGTATGACGCCCCTCACCCCAGCTCTCATGTTGACTTCAATCTCCCTGGATATCATGTCGAGCGTGTAGTGCCTGAGCGGCCTCAGGGTGACCGAGCAGAACCTGCACCCCCTCGGGCATCCCCTGGAGATCTCGACCAACCCGTTGACAGAGGGCTTCCTTATGAGGGGGATCTCCTCAAGGGAGGGGATCTCATCCAGGCCCACCTGCACGAACCTGGGAAGCTCCTCGCCCTCCAGGGCCATTCTGACTATCCTCACCACCGCCCTCTCCGCCTCACCGTCTATGACCGTTGAGATCCCCCACCTCTCCATGAGCTCGGGCCTGTAGAGCCACTGCCAGGCGGCGGGTCCTCCGACTATTATCTTAGCCCCCTTCCTCCTGAAGCGCTCCATGGCTCCGCTCTCCATGAGCCTCCTGAAGCTCCTCGCGTTCACGGGCTCCCTCCTGGTGAGGACCCACCACTCGCTGCTCGGAGGGCCGAGCGCGAAGAAGTCGTGGTGCCCTATGGCCACGACCCTCGCCTCCTGGTGCTTCATGAGGTGATCCGGATCTATCACGGCCGCCTCTATGCCAGCGTCCAGCAAGGCCGCCTCTATCTTCCTGAGCCCGTATGGGGCCTGCCATGGCTCTCCTTCCCCGTTGACCCTCATCTTCGGGGCAGCGAGCTTCATCCAGATGGCCTCCGGCAGGAATAGCGGTGGTGACGTGGTCATGAAGCCGATGAACTCCTTCCCGTGGTGGTTGGTGATCATCGTCCTATCGCTCGTTATCACCACTTCCATGGACGTACACCTCTATCGAGCTCAGCGGATGACTCCTCTGAAGCTCCATGAAGAGTCTGATGGCCTCCTCAAGGCTGGCGACCCTGAGGACGATCCTGTCGCTCAAACGATCACCTCTAGGATGTGGGAGAAGTCCTCCCTCATCCTGTACTTGAGGTACTCGACGAGGTGCCCTCCGGATCTCCCCTTGACCTCCCTCAGCAGGAGGAGCATCCTCGGTATGTTCCTCAGGGCCTCCTCGAAGTTGGATGGCCTGAGCTCCCTGAACCTCTCCATCAACTCAGCAACCTCCCTCTCCGGCCTGACTATCCTCCTCTGCCTGTGCCTCTCATCCCTGACTATGCTGACCAGGCCCATCTCCGAGAGCCCCCTTACCTCCCTGAGCACGAC
This is a stretch of genomic DNA from Candidatus Korarchaeota archaeon NZ13-K. It encodes these proteins:
- a CDS encoding radical SAM protein codes for the protein MEVVITSDRTMITNHHGKEFIGFMTTSPPLFLPEAIWMKLAAPKMRVNGEGEPWQAPYGLRKIEAALLDAGIEAAVIDPDHLMKHQEARVVAIGHHDFFALGPPSSEWWVLTRREPVNARSFRRLMESGAMERFRRKGAKIIVGGPAAWQWLYRPELMERWGISTVIDGEAERAVVRIVRMALEGEELPRFVQVGLDEIPSLEEIPLIRKPSVNGLVEISRGCPRGCRFCSVTLRPLRHYTLDMISREIEVNMRAGVRGVILHSDDVLLYGSNDIYPNEKALIRLHELVRSKNSSSVAWSHFSLSAVKYAEESFGLISRISGMLGDDYKGVEVGIETGSPRLAERIMPAKAKPYDVREWRQVVIDAFSIMHEAKIIPAATLITGLPEERPEDTIASIELVEDLRDFRSLIVPMYFVPMGLLRGESWYDREPTEEQLELMRVCLRHDLRWVEDIARWYMRDLNPLARYLLSLFLSILRVASRRFLEPQEMKIKA